Genomic segment of Terriglobales bacterium:
GCTTCGTGCCGCTCACCACCACCATGGCGTGATCGGCGAGCAGACGCACCACGCGCCCCAGGCGCTCGTCGGTGCGTCCGTCGGGCACGGCGACCTCAGCGGGAATGCGCTTTGGCAGGGCTTTGCGGATGCGGGGATTATAGAAGAACGCTGCCGGCTTCCCGCTACCCGCTTCCCGCAACCCGGTTCTTCCCCACGAAGACACCAAAGGCGCGAGGCGATCGTCAGAAGAATCTCTTCGCTTTTTCGTGCCTTCGCGGTCAGCGGGCCGTGCGGGGAGCGGGCAGCGGGAAGCCGGCAGCGTTTTACCCCGGCGCCATGCGCATGCTCATGTCCACCGCCATGGGCGAATGGGTAAGGGCGCCGACCGAGATATACTCCACGCCGGTCTCCGCGTACGCGCGAACGTTCTCCAGATTGATCCCGCCCGAAACCTCCAGCGGAATGCGCCGCGTGTGCTGCTTCACGCGCTCCACGGCGAAGCGCACGTCTTCCACGCTCATGTTGTCCAGCAGGATGGCCTCGGCGCCGTTGCCCAGCGCTTCCTCGAGTTCGGCGATCGAGCGCACTTCGCACTCGATGGGCTGCTCGCCGCGGCGGTTCTGGTGCGCGCGCCGCAGCGCCTCGGCAATACTGCCGGCCAGCGCGATGTGGTTGTTCTTGATGAGCACGCCGTCGCTCAGGTCGAGCCGGTGATTGAACCCGCCGCCACAGCGCACCGCGTACTTGTCGAGCCCGCGCAGTCCCGGCACGGTCTTGCGCGTGTCGAGGATGCGCACGCGCGTGCCCGCCACCGCGTCCACGAAGCGCCGCGTGAGCGTCGCGATACCGCTCATGCGCTGCAGCACGTTCAGGATCACGCGCTCGCAGGCCAGCGCTACGCGGGCATTGTGCCGGACGACGGCAATCGTCTGCCCTTTGTGCAGCCGCACGCCGTCGAAAACTTCGGGATGCGAAGTGACATCGGGGTGCGACGTGACTGTTCCATCCATCACCGCGAAAATTTCCAGGATGCGCTGCACCGAGCCCACGCCGGCGAGCACGCAGTCCTGCTTTGCAAGAACGGTTGCGACCGTGCGCTGCTGCGGATCGATGCACGCGTAGGTCGTCGAGTCGCGCGTCGCCTTGTCCTCGGCGAGCGCGTTCTCCAGGATGGCGGTGACGCGATGGCTGTGCCAGTTCATTTCTCTTGAAAACCGCTGTGGGCCCGTAGTTCACGACGCAGCACGAAGGCCCTTCGGCATGTGGCTCGGCGCCCCACGGACCTCGCCGCGTCCCTAATTTACCCGATGACCCGATTAGGCAATTACCCGATGGCGTCCAGCGCCCGCCGCGCCTTCTCGAT
This window contains:
- the nadC gene encoding carboxylating nicotinate-nucleotide diphosphorylase, translating into MNWHSHRVTAILENALAEDKATRDSTTYACIDPQQRTVATVLAKQDCVLAGVGSVQRILEIFAVMDGTVTSHPDVTSHPEVFDGVRLHKGQTIAVVRHNARVALACERVILNVLQRMSGIATLTRRFVDAVAGTRVRILDTRKTVPGLRGLDKYAVRCGGGFNHRLDLSDGVLIKNNHIALAGSIAEALRRAHQNRRGEQPIECEVRSIAELEEALGNGAEAILLDNMSVEDVRFAVERVKQHTRRIPLEVSGGINLENVRAYAETGVEYISVGALTHSPMAVDMSMRMAPG